In Desulfarculaceae bacterium, the following are encoded in one genomic region:
- a CDS encoding response regulator: protein MSENLTVLLLDDEPIVGRRLKPALAKIGCDVEVFEDPEEALARVGQKEFDVVVTDIRMDQIDGMQVLEFVRDRWPRCKVIMITGYAMMSLAREAMEKGAFDFIAKPFKPDDLRRVIAKAAKALGSSIDFETPAETADA, encoded by the coding sequence ATGTCAGAAAACCTGACGGTGCTGCTACTAGACGACGAGCCCATCGTGGGGAGGCGTCTCAAGCCGGCCCTGGCCAAGATAGGCTGCGACGTGGAGGTCTTCGAGGACCCCGAGGAAGCCCTGGCCCGGGTGGGCCAAAAAGAGTTCGACGTGGTGGTCACCGACATCCGCATGGATCAGATCGACGGGATGCAGGTGCTGGAGTTCGTGCGCGATCGCTGGCCCCGCTGCAAGGTGATCATGATCACCGGCTACGCCATGATGTCCCTGGCCCGCGAGGCCATGGAAAAGGGCGCCTTCGACTTCATCGCCAAGCCTTTCAAGCCCGACGATCTGCGCAGGGTCATCGCCAAGGCGGCCAAGGCCCTGGGCTCCTCCATCGACTTCGAGACGCCGGCGGAAACGGCCGATGCCTGA
- a CDS encoding metal-sensitive transcriptional regulator has product MALCGDDHHKLIARINRIEGQVRGLRKMVEEDRDCMQVLKQVAAAQGALRSLGGLILEDHLKGCVATAIQTHDRESETIAEVVDIFNKFSR; this is encoded by the coding sequence ATGGCCCTGTGCGGTGACGACCACCACAAGCTGATCGCCCGGATCAACCGGATCGAAGGACAGGTGCGCGGCCTGCGCAAGATGGTGGAGGAGGACCGCGACTGCATGCAGGTTCTCAAGCAGGTGGCCGCCGCCCAAGGCGCCTTGCGCTCCCTGGGAGGCCTGATCCTGGAGGATCACCTCAAAGGCTGCGTGGCCACGGCCATCCAGACCCACGACCGCGAGTCCGAGACCATCGCCGAGGTGGTGGACATCTTCAACAAGTTCAGCAGATAG
- a CDS encoding cytidylate kinase-like family protein: MPLIIVSADDFGQGREIAHKVAAVLGYRYLGRDLLAGVAAKHQVPEEELVKALEEPPGFLTRRTRWRKLLAFIEADCLGELMEDGAVCYGLGAHCFVRGIAHALKVRIINDTEQLAQSLAEAEGVPVDRARKLAERQAEEQKRWSQEAYELDQTDASLYDMVLSLGTLEPDKAVEIICDAAGYRKFQPMTYSRKLMQDKALAAQVRLELMERFPDIRVESNDGTVVAYIQSLKKDQRKKQETVRQLAGNIDGVRHVEVHVIRDYFGQAAQSAR; encoded by the coding sequence CTGGGCTACCGCTACCTGGGCCGCGACCTGCTGGCCGGGGTGGCCGCCAAGCACCAGGTGCCCGAGGAGGAGCTGGTCAAGGCCCTGGAGGAGCCGCCCGGCTTCCTCACCCGCCGCACCCGCTGGCGCAAGCTCTTGGCCTTCATCGAGGCCGACTGCCTGGGCGAGCTCATGGAAGACGGCGCGGTGTGCTACGGCCTGGGGGCCCACTGCTTCGTGCGGGGCATCGCCCACGCCCTCAAGGTGCGCATCATCAACGACACCGAACAGCTGGCCCAATCCCTGGCCGAGGCCGAGGGCGTGCCCGTGGACCGGGCCAGGAAGCTGGCCGAGCGCCAGGCCGAGGAGCAGAAGCGCTGGTCCCAAGAGGCCTACGAGCTGGACCAGACCGACGCCTCGCTCTACGACATGGTGCTCAGCCTGGGCACCCTGGAGCCGGACAAGGCGGTGGAGATCATCTGCGACGCGGCCGGCTACCGCAAGTTCCAGCCCATGACCTACTCCCGCAAGCTGATGCAGGACAAGGCCCTGGCCGCCCAGGTGCGCCTGGAGCTGATGGAGCGCTTCCCGGACATCCGGGTGGAGTCCAACGACGGCACCGTGGTGGCCTACATCCAGAGCCTGAAAAAGGACCAGCGCAAGAAGCAGGAGACGGTGCGCCAGTTGGCCGGCAACATCGACGGGGTGCGCCACGTGGAGGTGCACGTCATCCGCGACTACTTCGGCCAGGCGGCTCAAAGCGCACGCTAG
- a CDS encoding cation-translocating P-type ATPase, with protein MIGRFAHLGSYQELLKLRDFYIAAGGALLALASFLVDYGSDTPSLPGQGLALAAVAVNGLPIVWGALKGLVHREVNVDELVSLAIVASLAQGEFLTAAVVSFVMTLGGLIEQATSESARNAIKALMNISPDTATLLDGEAEREVPVGSVAVGDVILIKPGERVPVDAEVLVGASLLDESSMTGEPLPVAKREGDAVLAGTLNLNGVLRATTVKVGQDTTLGKVIALVGQAEQHRPKAVRFIDRYATWFTPAILGCAGLTWLITGDLDRAVAVLIVGCPCALILAAPTATVAALGRAAKAGILIKGGQYIERLAGVRAVLFDKTGTLTLGQPRVEDIACAEGVEQDELLTYAASAEQHCTHPLARAVLQAAHYARVALRGAENAFHEIGLGVKAMVDGSLIEVGGAAPGAGAPALPCSLQEDVDRSLERGTTPLVVYRDHVPVGLLNVSDALRPGVAETLERFRALGVDESAILSGDHAKAVGRVARAAGIGAVHAGLKPQDKVEVIKQYQARDLPVMYVGDGINDAPALAVSSVGVAMGAAGTDVALETADVALTHDDLARLPWVIGLSRRMLAIIKINIAFGIGFNAAAVLASGLGWLSPIAAAITHNVGSVLVVLASASLAVYPEKA; from the coding sequence ATGATCGGCCGCTTCGCCCATTTGGGCTCCTACCAGGAGCTTTTGAAGCTCCGCGACTTTTATATCGCTGCCGGCGGGGCCCTGTTGGCCCTGGCCAGCTTTTTGGTGGACTACGGCAGCGACACCCCCAGCTTGCCGGGGCAGGGCCTGGCCCTGGCCGCAGTGGCGGTCAACGGCCTGCCCATTGTGTGGGGCGCGCTCAAGGGCCTGGTGCACCGCGAGGTCAACGTGGACGAGCTGGTGAGCCTGGCCATCGTGGCCAGCCTGGCCCAAGGCGAGTTCCTTACCGCGGCGGTGGTCAGCTTCGTGATGACCCTGGGCGGGCTCATCGAGCAGGCCACCAGCGAATCGGCCCGCAACGCCATCAAAGCCCTGATGAACATATCGCCGGATACCGCCACGCTGCTCGACGGCGAGGCAGAGCGCGAGGTGCCGGTGGGCTCGGTGGCGGTGGGCGATGTGATCCTCATCAAGCCCGGCGAGCGGGTGCCGGTGGATGCCGAGGTGCTGGTGGGGGCCAGCCTGCTGGACGAGTCCAGCATGACCGGCGAGCCCCTGCCCGTGGCCAAGCGCGAGGGCGACGCGGTGCTGGCCGGCACCCTGAATCTCAACGGGGTGCTCCGGGCCACCACGGTAAAGGTGGGCCAGGACACCACCCTGGGCAAGGTGATCGCTCTGGTGGGCCAGGCCGAGCAGCACCGGCCCAAGGCGGTGCGCTTCATCGACCGCTACGCCACCTGGTTCACCCCGGCGATTCTGGGCTGCGCGGGCCTCACCTGGCTCATAACCGGCGATCTGGACCGGGCGGTGGCGGTGCTCATCGTGGGCTGCCCCTGCGCGCTGATCCTGGCCGCGCCCACGGCCACGGTGGCCGCCCTGGGCCGCGCGGCCAAGGCGGGCATCCTCATCAAGGGCGGGCAATACATCGAGCGCTTGGCCGGGGTGCGGGCAGTGCTCTTCGACAAGACCGGCACCCTGACCCTAGGCCAGCCCCGGGTGGAAGATATCGCCTGCGCGGAAGGAGTGGAGCAGGACGAACTGCTCACCTACGCGGCCAGCGCGGAGCAGCATTGCACCCATCCCCTGGCCCGGGCGGTATTGCAGGCGGCGCACTACGCCCGCGTGGCCCTGCGCGGGGCGGAGAACGCCTTCCACGAGATCGGCCTGGGGGTCAAGGCCATGGTGGACGGCTCGCTGATCGAGGTGGGCGGCGCGGCCCCCGGGGCCGGGGCTCCGGCGCTGCCTTGCTCCCTGCAAGAGGACGTGGACCGCTCCCTGGAGCGCGGCACCACCCCCCTGGTGGTCTACCGCGACCACGTGCCCGTGGGCCTGCTCAATGTGAGCGACGCCCTGCGCCCCGGCGTGGCCGAGACCCTGGAGCGCTTCCGGGCCCTGGGAGTGGACGAAAGCGCCATCCTCAGCGGCGACCACGCCAAGGCGGTGGGGCGGGTGGCCCGGGCGGCGGGAATCGGCGCGGTGCACGCGGGCCTCAAGCCCCAGGACAAGGTGGAGGTGATCAAGCAGTATCAGGCGCGGGATTTGCCGGTGATGTACGTGGGCGACGGCATCAACGACGCGCCCGCCCTGGCGGTGAGCTCGGTGGGGGTGGCCATGGGCGCGGCGGGCACCGACGTGGCCCTGGAGACCGCCGACGTGGCCCTGACCCACGACGACCTGGCCCGCCTGCCCTGGGTCATCGGCCTGTCGCGGCGCATGCTGGCCATCATCAAGATCAACATCGCCTTTGGCATCGGCTTCAACGCGGCGGCGGTGCTGGCCTCGGGCCTGGGCTGGCTCAGCCCCATCGCCGCGGCCATCACCCACAACGTGGGCAGCGTGCTGGTGGTGCTGGCCTCGGCCAGCCTGGCGGTGTATCCCGAAAAGGCCTAG
- a CDS encoding HAMP domain-containing histidine kinase, translating to MPEGPHPHGGLDPNEADDLAAEAAAIEGRLGLARDAEQARRALLARPRFSLRLQIFLGNAIAFLVAVAVAVALVASFHRMESKTRFLEIVNDYVMQVEQARRFEKNFFLYGTNLSDAQDNVFQAEAILNRNAEELSAIMGENWRELILPNLHAYARLLERLDQRSRGDQPLSKSERIKVQSQVRAQGQQMVSSALAVLSKEKAALGEVITRSRHLLFYSMGMLLVFMIVHAYLLGTRMLSSINRFGSYAHRIASGDFTPVTPTRRYRDEFTELALAINTMIEELENREAVLVQSHKMRAVGTLTAGVAHELNNPMNNITLTAHVLQEDYPDLNDEERREMIGDVVGEAERAKKIISNLLDFARESGSQLEPLDLPLLLQETIALAGNQIKLSGIKIHYQGSGNLPRVHGDSQQLRQVFLNLILNAIDASHKGGKIQVLVLPADEPNYLAVKVIDEGTGIPAHIISSIFDPFFTTKGKGKGTGLGLSVSQGIVVKHGGRIMVSSHEGQGTTFTVVLPVTTIPANLSKKAASA from the coding sequence ATGCCTGAGGGGCCGCACCCCCACGGGGGCCTGGACCCCAACGAGGCCGACGACCTGGCCGCCGAGGCCGCGGCCATAGAAGGGCGCCTGGGCCTGGCCCGCGACGCGGAGCAGGCCCGCCGCGCCTTGTTGGCCCGGCCCCGCTTCAGCCTGCGCTTGCAGATCTTCCTGGGCAACGCCATCGCCTTCCTGGTGGCGGTGGCGGTGGCCGTGGCCCTGGTGGCCAGCTTCCACCGCATGGAGTCCAAGACCCGCTTTTTGGAGATCGTCAACGACTACGTGATGCAGGTGGAGCAGGCGCGGCGCTTTGAGAAGAACTTTTTCCTCTACGGCACCAACCTCAGCGACGCCCAGGACAACGTGTTCCAGGCCGAGGCGATCCTCAACCGCAACGCCGAGGAGCTTTCGGCCATCATGGGCGAGAACTGGCGCGAGCTGATCCTGCCCAACCTGCACGCCTACGCCCGCCTGCTGGAGAGGCTGGACCAGCGCTCCCGGGGGGACCAGCCCCTGAGCAAGTCCGAGCGCATCAAGGTGCAGAGCCAGGTGCGCGCCCAGGGCCAGCAGATGGTCTCGAGCGCGCTGGCCGTCCTGAGCAAGGAGAAGGCCGCCCTGGGCGAGGTGATCACCCGCTCGCGCCACCTGCTGTTCTACTCCATGGGCATGCTCCTGGTGTTCATGATCGTGCACGCCTATCTGCTGGGCACCCGGATGCTCAGCTCCATCAACCGCTTCGGCAGCTACGCCCACCGCATCGCCTCGGGCGACTTCACCCCGGTGACTCCCACCCGGCGCTACCGCGACGAATTCACCGAGCTGGCTCTGGCCATCAACACCATGATCGAGGAGCTGGAGAACCGGGAGGCGGTGCTGGTGCAGTCGCACAAGATGCGCGCGGTGGGCACCCTCACCGCCGGGGTGGCCCATGAGCTGAACAACCCCATGAACAACATCACTCTGACCGCCCATGTCTTGCAGGAGGACTACCCCGACCTGAACGACGAGGAACGCCGGGAGATGATCGGCGACGTGGTGGGCGAAGCGGAGCGGGCCAAGAAGATCATCAGCAACCTGCTGGATTTCGCCCGCGAGAGCGGCAGCCAGCTGGAGCCCTTGGACCTGCCCCTCCTGTTGCAGGAGACCATCGCCCTGGCCGGCAACCAGATCAAGCTATCGGGCATCAAGATTCACTACCAGGGCTCGGGCAACCTGCCCCGGGTGCATGGCGACAGCCAGCAGCTTCGGCAGGTGTTTTTGAACCTGATCCTCAACGCCATCGACGCCAGCCACAAGGGCGGGAAGATCCAGGTGCTGGTGTTGCCGGCCGACGAGCCCAACTATCTGGCCGTGAAGGTCATCGACGAGGGCACCGGCATCCCGGCCCATATCATCAGCTCCATCTTTGATCCCTTCTTCACCACCAAGGGCAAGGGCAAGGGCACCGGCTTGGGCTTAAGCGTGTCGCAAGGCATCGTGGTCAAGCACGGCGGCCGCATCATGGTCTCCAGCCACGAGGGCCAGGGAACCACCTTCACCGTGGTGCTGCCCGTGACCACCATTCCCGCCAACCTGAGCAAGAAGGCGGCCTCGGCCTAG